TTAATGAATGGTGATGGTTGCTTGATCGGAGTTATTGAAAATAGAGATGCATGAATATCAACTAACTTTTTAACTTCAATGGTccgattttttttcttcttattgcAAATTCAATTAGTTTGtttataatgaaaaataaaaaaaaataagaacaaaataaaaggCATAGAATTTGAAGTCTTTAAAATGGtgggttgaagaagaagaagagtactTGTACATGAGTGTGAGGTTATTTTCTATtataaataaagagataaatgtttaattaaatgaatttttagttatttaattaatacatGCCAAGTGTCAAGAAAATAAGcactaatttgtttttaaaaattgaaaaaaaaagtccaTTCACGCGCTCAACAGCAGTGAGGTACACTTATTTCGCCACATCAGcgttttgtgtttaataggtatATGTTTTGAACAAGTTAGGTGTTCTACGAGTCCTAGTTGAGGTGTccaagtgaattatgcggacaactttaaagGGTCGTAAATGACTTAAGCCTTATAATTTAGCTTCATAGCCTTCACTATCAATTATCATCACCGCAATAATCACTTAACATCGGAACCCTTCATTATCACTATTATTTTGGGTGAAAATTATTTACACCTCTAACTTCGTTGGAGAACAAATTTCCATCTTAGCTTTGAATAATAGATCCCCCTTCATACaatatctattttatcctttaacattttaatttttcatctctataatatctttttgtatcatatatcatattttctttcttactttATGTACTTATAGATTTTTGTTTAGGTTCATTTTAACATTacaaatagaataataattttatgaatttgttacaaaatcaaacactatcttttttattaatatcatttaaTATTATATGCATCAACTATATATATCCTACTCATCTCTTATTTATATTAGCTATATAGATAAATGAGTTATGGTTATCAATAATGGAACattatataattcaaaatttgtttacAATACAAATGGATATTGATTTTTTAGGAATTTGTTATAAAATACTCTattcgttcacttttacttgtcacaatTTGATTTGGCAcaaccattaaaaaaaataattattgatatattaattttatcaaactattccttattaaatgatgtcttaaaaataatttagaaaataattctttaataataaaggtaaaatatggaaaaattattgtcttttcttgtcaaaaataacaagtaaaaatgaaaatatatattttaagaataagtGACAACTAAAGTGAACGAGAGGTAAATATATCTCTATTATAAAATGTCATTAGTTTGCCAAAAGTGTCCTAAATCACGTGTCATGAATTTATTGGTTATAGTTATGTGGCCTCCTCCACGTACAATAAATCAAAGCTTTAAAGTCCAACTCCAATTAAACAAACGGGTCAAAAAAATTCTAATCCATTTTCCTTCCAGATCGGAGAATCCATTTTCCCTAATTCTTAGCATTCTTAAGgtatttttctcctcttctaacgttttatttgatgaatttttttccaTCTTTTGTATGAATTTGTCTTCTTACCTGCAGATGTAATTAGATTTGTACTGATTTTTGCTTgtgaaatttttaaatttttattggaGCAAGTTTATGTAATTGATTTGTTAACAAAAAGTGAATTTTGCATGTTTTGATATCTGAAATCGGAATGATCTAaacttttgagttttgaattgtGTTGATGTTCTATGATCTAATGGCGTTGACATTTGATCTTTCGGGTCGGGTAGGGTTTTGTTCAGATTTAATAAGTTTTCGGAATTTTTTGAAACCGCGATGTGAATTTATAGTGATGATTTGCAAATTGTGCAATGATTCTACATGTaagtttaatttaaattcaaacattTTGTGATTCTATTCGGGATTCGTTGGCTAGTTAGTGTAGTTGGTGGTATATCAAgtagtggcggatccaggattctcatgaaagggtttgaaaaattaaaatgcaatgATTTGAACTTGGAACAGAACCTAGATCAATCTTTAgttttgtatatatacataaaaggataaaaatttaccttatataaattttatatttttttgttggggCGTTTGGATGAACACGCTCAGCCTCCTTTAGATCCGCCCCTGATATCAAGCACTTGCTCAAATATAGCTGCTGTTTCCCCTTTCAATGAGAATTTCTCTTAAAACTGGATGCACTGTATTTGAGTTGTACCAGTCTTATAAAGGTAGTTAGCAATTCTAGGCTGAAGGTGCAGTATAGCAGTTAGCATGGGCGAGAATGATGAATAAAtgatacatcattttttttatatgtatgtcttgaaaatatattcaaatgaACTTATACTAAATGGAGGTTCATAAGCTTAGTGTTTTGGAAAATAGATGAATGGGGCAGGCACCCTCGTGTTGCAATTGTATGGTTTAGCTTGATATTAGCGAAAACTTGTTATTTGCTTTGATGGCGTGGTGAGGGTGGTTTGAACAAGTGTGGACATATTTAGGATTCACGATCTCTTTTCACTTAGATTGGCATACAATTTTGTGAAGATGTTCAACAAGTGAAATGAGTAGAAGTGGTGCGGTTTGACCTAGGAGGACATGAAAAAGAAATGTAGCACTTTAGGGCAGgctaaaaaatggaaataaaataGAACGAGTGTTAAGGTCTCCTTGTTTCTTTGCAAGCAGTCTGATTCTCTTGAGCATTTATGTATCGGCTTTTACCCTGGCCCAATCATGTCTTTAGTAAATGTTCCTTTTCTTTGTACGTCTTAATGTTGCATGATAATGttgaataattaatatttagtagTACCACCtcccacttgtggaattactTAGGTATGTTGTTCTATAGTTTGTAATTCCTAAAGATGTGTAGCAAGTGAATAATTCAAAATTCTGCTATTTCACATTTTGTTTAATGTTGTATGACTAATGTCTTAAATAATACCCAGTTTGTTCCAATCGTGTAGCCTAATTTGACTTTGATGGTTGAGTTGATTGCAAATTTTGACTGGTAGTTGATGTACCTTTCTGAAAGTTTAGAGGTTGTGATGCATAAATATAGGAAGAGATATATTAATGCCATACTGTTATGTATTGTTGAAATGGCTGGATGCAATAGTTGCAGTGTTCACTTTAGTTGATCAATTCCGTTATTATTTGATTGTATGTTGTTTACCATCTTTAAAATGTTCACTGTGTTTGAGGACTTGCAAAAGATTTCTGTGATTCTTCCCACTGAAGATTTTCTATTTAATACATTGAAACAGTGACTAGAAATGGCTTTGGGTGGAGGTGGACCACAAAGGGGGACTGCAGCAGCAGCAGCTGCTAACCTACGTCGAAGGAAGACCGGAGGAGCAGGTGGAGCTGCAGGAGGAGCAGGTGGTACCATGCTCCAATTCTACACTGATGATTCCCCTGGACTCAAGATATCCCCCAATGTTGTGCTTGTGATGAGTATTGGCTTCATAGCCTTTGTTGCAATCCTTCATGTCATGGGTAAGCTCTACTTTGTCCGCAGAGAGGGCTAGAGACACTCAGATATCTCATTGCTGAGTTGGGAAATTTTTGTTGGGCAACAGCTTTCTTCGTTGAAGGAAAAACTGACATTGTagctttattttcttgtttgtttgtcTATGCAATGAAGTTCATAGAAAAGTTTTCTAGTTATGAGTTGAATGTTTCTTGTGCTACCTGTGTTCCGATATCTTCTAATGAACAAGAAGGTGGCAAATTCTAGTTTCTTAGAACGTGAATGGAATCATGTTGCAATTATAGCTTTAACAGGAATGATTCTGCTTTGCTCGCTGTATGATGCTTACGAACAGCTAGTTCTTCCTTTTTTGTGTACACCATGTAGGGTGATCGATATCTTATGACCTATTACTTGTCCACTGCTTGTTATGAGTTCAGAATTGAATTATCCTTGTATCCTCATCCGCAACCTAGTATGGTAGCATATTTTGATGTCAGTGTTTGGACTAGAGTTCGTGAATACAATCTTTAGTAAATTCATGTTGCATAGACTTTTAGTTGAAGGATCTGATACAGGTTATAAAGCTTCAAACAGGCATTACAAAAGAGTAGAGGTTTAATGGTGCAAACTATTACATACATCATGACTCATTTGAATTCTCTCTAATCTCTTGATGGCCATCTTGATCAAAATGTTGCCTTGTCCATTCAAAAAAATCCAATAGCATGTTTCATAAAACTATATGAAGAATTACTACGACGTTACCAACTTTGAAATTAGACAATAACAAGAAATGCATCCTCCCATTTTATATCTCATTCTGATTTTTTAATGTCaatattacttaaaaattttaaaataaaagacaagAAGTTGGAAGCTACTAAATAATACTACTATCTAAGctgattatttaaaatgtaattatgGGGTATTGAAAAATTATCACCAAAATTAACTGCAGAGTCGAACTGGAGCACGAAAATTGGTTACCTAGAGAATATCCACAGCTTAATAAGCCTCTTTTTCTGGTTCGCCTCTCAAAAACTTCCAAGGCACACTGCACGGATAAAAGTAACGAGTTCGTAACACCTTATATATATACTGCAGAGTTTTGATGTTAGCACATTCATACATACTCTATTAACACCACCAAAAACTTCAATGGAGCAGCCAAACACACTAGTTCAGAGATAAAGAGTAGCCAGAAAAGTTGCATTCGCATAAGCATATGTAAAAAAGAAAGAGCTTCACGCGAAGCTCCGGGGATCTTTTCTTTCTTCAGCACTTACGTCAACAACACCTTTATAACCAAAATCTCGTAAAACTTACTCCTTCAGTCATATCTCAAGCTTACTCGTGATTAGCACCCACCATCACTTTCCTCTGATGAGAATTCTTGGTCATCAGCTTCAGGAGGGAGAATGTACATCTCAAGGCCATAGGTCTCGGGTTCAAATGTGGGATCTTTAGCCTTGATCTTCTCTATGGCCAGCTTCACCCCATTTCCCATGTAAGGAGCAGCATACTCCATGAGTTCCTGTCTGTACAAGGAGGAAGCCTTGTATCTCTGGATGGCAGCAGGACCAGCCTCCTCCAATTCCCTTCTCAGCTCGGAGATAGTCTGGTGAAGGAACGTCTGGACCAGTAAAATGGAGTCCTTCTCACCAGTTAGAGCAGTTATCTTGTTTGCAGCCCCAGCCAACTCATGCTCAAGactctccttctccttcttagAGTCCTCGAGCTTTCGACTGGCTTTTGCCAACTTATCTTTCAAAGAAGAGGTCATCTTTTCCATTTCATCCCTCACTTTTGCCTCCTCATCATACTTGTCAGTGACTACTAGAAGGCGTTCTGACAGAAGACAAAAATAGTTGATGCCCTAcaaaagggagaaaaagaggtcaagaaaggaaacagaagagaaaagaaacaaaGGTGAAAGGAGAGGCTAACTtcactaagaaaagaaaagagagagaaactGACCTCGTAGAAGTGACGAAGCCCCTCTTCAGTGACCTCTTGATCTGTTTTGTTATTCACGACAACCCGTTCCCACATTTCGATTGTTGAGTCCAGAAGATCGACAGGTGGAAGGTAAGGTTGCTCCTCCTCAACAGGCTGCGAGCTTGGAAGCAATGAGCTGCCTGACTTTGAGTCCATCGGGACTGAAGGAGTGGAAATTGAAGGGGCACTGCTAATGGGAATACTGCACGGCTTGGACTCCCCATATTTCTGTTCAGTAGTAGCAGCAGGTATATGAGCAGCATCACCGACAGGCATGATTGAGCTTTTAGTTTCAAATTCTGTTGCTCCATAGGCACAAGGCTGAGCGACTGCAACATGCTTTTCATTTTGCCCTCTGCCTTGAGCTTGGCGGGACAGAAGCTTCTCACATTGTCTTGCCAAAATTGCAGCAACCTCATCCTGCTCGGGGGAACAACTAGCAGGGACAGTTACTGCaagcaaacaaacaaaaaaggtCAGCAACATGAAAGGTTGGAAAGTAATAATTTCACTTAGTTGACTTAAAAGACAAATGTGATCGTAGGAGAGTGTAAACATCAGCTCCACCAGCAAAGAAATGCACTCTATCAGCTGCAAACCATGATCAATGTTATCTGCTCTACACTTGGCAACCCATCAGCTAGAACTTGATCATGTTCCTAAGGGCTGAGGTGAGCTAGGGCTCAAGATTCACTCCTGCCAGCTCATAGAGGTAGGTAGGCCACTCCCCAGGTAACggataaaacaaaaaatttccTCACTAGCTGTGAATTGCAATGGCACTTGAGAATATTTTATGAGATGTGATAACCAACCAAGATAATTCAAAAGGTACTTGGcaaaaataaactcaaaaagaAACTCATACTTCCTGCCTATGATCCTACAGAAAACTCTATGGAAAAGAAAACTCATGACATTGCTCAAATAGCTCAATGGCTAgcagatgaaaagaaaaactgaGACTGAGCTAATGCAATTGAGGCAAACTACATATCGTCTTCACAAACTCTGTTAGCCCTATCATTGCTTTGGGGTATACTTGCCCAAGATGGAAAATATACCTCTAATTTCTCCAAAAGTCAAAGTCCAAGAATAACTACAAGAACTGTCATGTCCTAATCTATTGTTAACCAAATTGAATGACAGTAGTCCAAACAGGGGGAGAAGTCAGTATCTACAGCACGGGGCAGATGCTTTTAGATTCTGAGTCTGGTATGGAGTTTGAAGATAATATTCtacatgaaaaaaatcatgtcaTCTTGCAACCATCTGAGAGTACACAAAGTCAAGCAAAGGAAAAGATGAAGAGCAAACTTGTCAGAAGCCAGGAAACAGAGGCGCAAACAGATGATGGAACAATCACAAACACGTAAAGCAGCAAAAGAAATGAGTAAAATGAAGAGAACTGCAGAATTGAACAAAGAAGCttaaaccttacctttagctgATAGATATAGGCAGACGAGAAAAGGAAAAGTGTAAAATCAAATGGAATAAAGGTAAGCAGAAAACACAGAAGGAGGAAGCTGGAAGTTGCATGCACAAGACAAAAAACTCTCCCAGAGAAACCAAGGAAGCAGGTGCTCAATGTTGTTTTGAGGAGAGAATGTATCGCCAAAAAGGAAGCAATGTATCCCCGTTATTTTGCGGCCAACACACGTCACACgtcataaaaataaatgagcACCACATTGACTTAACATTCTACCATTAACAAATCCAAGCTTATGAAGTTAGGAGAACATCTGATAGTAATAATGGATAGAGTGAGCTATCTCATCTACAAGTCCTACCCAAAGATGGATAGTAGGTCATGAAtaccttatttttttaataagacaGTGGTTCATTGATAAAAGCTACCGAGTATCGATAAGATGGCAAAACATAGCGTTGGGCAACAGGTAACAATTTACGAATAACAAATAGTATAGACAGAAGCAAAGACTCATAACTGGAGAACACactcttttaaaagaaactcTTCTTACCATCTCCTCCAATTACTCTCTCAAATTCATCCCTACTAATGCCAAGTCTAATTTAGGCATTGAAGAATAACCCTTAATATTGCTGGGATCTCATTGCAATTTTTTCTCCCATTTTCCCAGGCAATGAGGCCATCTCAAAGCAACATTTTACAGCTCATTCTTTCTGACCTACAAGCTAACTAACTGTTTCGACCAAATCTACTTTATAGCTATGGCAGTTTCGCTAACAGCTCCATTTCAACATAGCAATGGTGCATGGGGCCACAGCTGCAGTAATCAGAGGACGACAAAATGGCAGGTAAGGCAACAGCCTCTTTTAACAATGGTGATGTGACAGGGAGCGAGATGAACAACATAATTAGTCACATTCTTTTACATTACTTTCCTATTTTCATTTTGTACCTTTCTCTACCTCAGTAATCTGTTCCTCATCAAACAGGAACTGTAGATCATTGGACAGTGGCTCACTGGCTCCCTCTTATTCCGAGCATGACGGTAACAAAAGAATCTAAACGTTCCAGCAAACAAAGCAAAACTACTAAAATGATTGGAAGAGAAACTTGTACTCAATTTTACCCCAAATACATTTCCATAAAGTGAAATCCATACTGAGCAATCAGAAAACTGAACAGCAACGCTAGAATGAAGCAACAGAATTAGAAACCACCACCAGGGGACATAGACTGCTATTGAAATCAAAAGAACTACCGTGAATTGAATTTCACTTCCTAACAGATAATGTCAGTCATAATAAACCAATCATGGAGCAAACTTTCATTTACACGATCATAGCTATACGAGGCACATAGCTTAAACattgaacataaaaaaaaaaatggagaaaaaattaCCAAATCCCGGTGCTGAGACGGTTGATTGTGGTGGTGAAGAAGTTGAAACAGATGTTTTTCCAGAGAGAGAAGATGTTGAAGTGGCTGATACCGTAGTAGTAATTTCCGAAACCGAAGACGGTGAAGTGACTGATGATAGTGAATCCGAAAAACAATTGTTTGTAGTAGTCGGTCCTAAAGATGACGAAGTCACAGTTGATGAGCTCGCCTTCGAAAACCAAGGCACTGCATAAACAAAAATATGAGTTAGTACTTAGTAGTAGTAGAATCGCAAGATTTTTCAGATACCGAACAGACTATTGACGGAGGCGCTGAATAAAAACTGAAAAGTGTGACAGTTATAGTAAGGCGCAGTACAACTTACAAGTAGAGTTATCAGTTGAAACGAAACTAGTTCCGAGCAACCACGAAGGAACTGTAGCCGATAGTCCAGGAACTGTATCGCCAGAAACCGGCGAGGAAGAGCCGGAATCAGTAGATGAAAACCCGAACTTCATTGGAGAAGAAGGAGTGATaggattaaaatttgaaaatgaaaatggtGAAGAAGCATTTGCCTTTCCATATTGTTTTCTTATTATTGACATTAATGCTGCGTGTTCACCTTACTTTTTGCCCAGGGGAGTGGAAAGGTTGAAGAATGGACGGAAAATGACAAATTATTAGTTCCTTAGGTGGGAAGATTGGTGTAAAATAgtccttttcatttttagtacAGTCGTTTAGACATAATACATTACCCTTAACTAgactttaattaataactatgATCTTTAATTTTGGATTGTACAAGTAagcacttaaatttgtataaaattaaataaatagacatATTCATCTTACATGACattctacatgacaattttgtattCTATGTGGTATCatacgtgtattatgtcatgtaggacgcatgtgtctacttattcaattttatgtaagtttaagtgtctacttgttcacactcaaagttggaggacatagtTATccgttgaagccaagttaagagtcatatttatgtattatgtctttttatttatatgtccttttttattttacaagacattattttatttatttcacctttaaaaatatatatttaattgtcaTTTCATAGATCAAATTagttaatcaaaataaattaatttatgttcatttgtTGAATATTTGATTTCAAGAGAATATTGAATAAAAGTAATGGTaaacttacttaatttcttaagaaacataaaatttaaaatcattgcATATAAATAGAAACATAAGGAATAATAACTTCaacaaatttaatattaatgttGATAAGTAAAAATTAAGCATATTATTacgaatatattaaatttcatttaGTATGTCTATAATTTCTGAAAAGTCTTGTAATAACTTGTTAAAGCTTGCAATAAAATATGGGTCGTTTGGTAAagtgttaaaaaataatattgaataaagTATATTATAATGTTTGCATTTGTAATGATTGTATTAGCTAtgtttgcattaattatacatagataatttttatatattgtttgatttggtgTGTTCAAAAATCacatgcattgcataaaaatacaaatttacaAAAGTATCCTCCATAATTATAGTGGAAAAGATACAAAAAGTGTTTTGAGGGGCAATTTGAGTTTTTaatcatgctaatgcatgcattaaatcTCTTGCATTACTAATGTACCTACTAATCAGTTGCAGTGGCGTAGCCACATGGTGgtcagggtgtccaattggacacccttcgcCGGAAAATGGACACCCTTCGTCGGAAAAAATAccgtatatacaagtaaaatgatatatgaaatgattaaataaca
The DNA window shown above is from Solanum stenotomum isolate F172 chromosome 6, ASM1918654v1, whole genome shotgun sequence and carries:
- the LOC125867656 gene encoding protein transport protein Sec61 subunit beta-like, whose protein sequence is MALGGGGPQRGTAAAAAANLRRRKTGGAGGAAGGAGGTMLQFYTDDSPGLKISPNVVLVMSIGFIAFVAILHVMGKLYFVRREG
- the LOC125869228 gene encoding flocculation protein FLO11-like: MSIIRKQYGKANASSPFSFSNFNPITPSSPMKFGFSSTDSGSSSPVSGDTVPGLSATVPSWLLGTSFVSTDNSTLPWFSKASSSTVTSSSLGPTTTNNCFSDSLSSVTSPSSVSEITTTVSATSTSSLSGKTSVSTSSPPQSTVSAPGFVTVPASCSPEQDEVAAILARQCEKLLSRQAQGRGQNEKHVAVAQPCAYGATEFETKSSIMPVGDAAHIPAATTEQKYGESKPCSIPISSAPSISTPSVPMDSKSGSSLLPSSQPVEEEQPYLPPVDLLDSTIEMWERVVVNNKTDQEVTEEGLRHFYEGINYFCLLSERLLVVTDKYDEEAKVRDEMEKMTSSLKDKLAKASRKLEDSKKEKESLEHELAGAANKITALTGEKDSILLVQTFLHQTISELRRELEEAGPAAIQRYKASSLYRQELMEYAAPYMGNGVKLAIEKIKAKDPTFEPETYGLEMYILPPEADDQEFSSEESDGGC